One region of Oncorhynchus tshawytscha isolate Ot180627B unplaced genomic scaffold, Otsh_v2.0 Un_contig_15637_pilon_pilon, whole genome shotgun sequence genomic DNA includes:
- the LOC112241108 gene encoding myelin regulatory factor-like protein isoform X2: MRKKGKPNPDQRYFLMVVGLYATVREESYLLIAFMSERIVVRASNPGQFENDSEVLWQRGQAPDAVVCQGRVGINTDTPDEALVVCGNAKIMGQVMHPSDRRAKHNIQEVDSTEQLKRISQMRIVEYDYKPEFASEMGIDHIHETGVLAQEVKELLPTAVKVVGDITCSDGERIHNFLMVDKEQIFMENVGAVKQLCKVTDNLENRIQELEVWNTRSAKLKDMGSPANSSNPANSSTKGKINRHSSVPPPQKPTPLKSVKVKFHHCLKHKFVQVSMIILVATMAFCSIAITGLYMLTLRDDAGMLLPGNTNETTVHPLYTTTVRTTLVNPTTTPVPWTPDVDFCSLIYCEEVFCCPTTASMDNTSTISPALLSSTVSPTTGPSLADKGKDKFNEEIRGAGDWTNTTIKSFFIKENEQIIDSRYCERGSCGSGNYSFQIPISKFVPTNMRVTVQMNTTELLVVHLCHNDETFKCSALMDHDQTNEEYNFMNTQGYVHEWPLPVSRFYRSSYHFRSAVAGQADCNTDRGFVGALFTDYHFNFYRRCE, translated from the exons GCGTCAAACCCGGGCCAGTTTGAGAACGACAGTGAGGTGTTGTGGCAACGAGGACAGGCTCCGGACGCGGTGGTGTGCCAGGGGAGGGTGGGCATCAACACAGACACCCCCGATGAAGCCCTGGTGGTCTGTGGCAACGCTAAGATCATGGGGCAGGTTATGCATCCCTCCGACCGCCGcgcaaaacacaacatacaagAG GTGGATTCAACAGAACAGTTGAAGAGAATATCTCAGATGAGGATTGTGGAGTATGACTACAAGCCTGAGTTCGCCTCAGAGATGGGGATCGATCACATACATGAAACGGGCGTCCTAGCCCAGGAGGTGAAGGAGCTGCTGCCCACTGCTGTCAAAGTGGTGGGGGACATCACCTGCAGCGACGGAGAGAGGATCCACAACTTCCTCATGGTGGACAAA GAGCAGATCTTCATGGAGAATGTAGGGGCTGTGAAGCAGCTGTGCAAGGTGACTGACAACCTGGAGAACAGGATTCAGGAGCTGGAGGTGTGGAACACACGGTCAGCCAAGCTAAAGGACATGGGCAGCCCTGCTAACAGCAGCAACCCTGCTAACAGCAGCACTAAAGG GAAAATAAACAGACACAGCAGTGTTCCACCACCACAGAAGCCAACACCTCTCAAATCTGTCAAG GTGAAGTTCCACCACTGCTTAAAACACAAGTTTGTCCAAGTCAGCATGATCATTCTGGTAGCAACAATGGCTTTCTG TTCTATTGCCATCACAGGTCTCTACATGCTGACTCTGAGAGACGACGCCGGCATGCTGCTTCCTGGAAACAC CAACGAGACTACTGTGCATCCTCTCTACACCACAACAGTCAGGACTACcttag tAAACCCAACAACCACCCCTGTCCCGTGGACCCCTGATGTGGACTTCTGTAGCCTGATCTACTGTGAAGAAGTGTTCTGCTGTCCCACTACAGCCTCCATGGATAATACCAGCACcatctctcctgccctcctctcctccactgtatctcccactaccgggccctctctagcag ATAAAGGGAAAGACAAATTTAATGAAGAAATCAGAGGTGCCGGAGATT GGACAAACACAACAATAAAGTCTTTTTTCATCAAAGAAAACGAACAGATCATTGACTCTCGGTACTGTGAGAGGGGAAGCTGCGG GTCAGGAAACTACTCCTTCCAAATCCCTATCAGCAAGTTCGTCCCCACCAACATGCGTGTCACTGTCCAGATGAA TACTACAGAGCTGCTGGTTGTCCACCTGTGTCATAATGATGAGACGTTTAAATGCTCTGCCTTGATGGACCATGATCAAACCAACGAAGAATACAATTTCATGAATACACAG GGCTACGTCCATGAATGGCCTCTGCCAGTGTCTCGATTCTACAGGAGCTCCTACCACTTCCGCTCAGCAGTGGCT GGCCAGGCAGACTGCAATACCGACCGTGGCTTCGTGGGGGCGCTGTTCACAGACTACCACTTCAACTTCTACCGGAGGTGTGAGTGA